GGACCTGCTGTTGCCCCTCGGCCACTTGGAGGAGATCCTCGGCCGCTGGGCGGTGGACGGTTCGCTGCCCTTCAAGGGCGACACCCGGCCCGTCGAGCGCGGACTCCTCGACGTCTGCTACGACGACGGCTTCCACCTCGGGGCGGGCAGCAGCGCTCTCGGAATCCCCATGGACCTGGCGGAGTGCCGGTCGCTGATGTACAGGGTGGTCCCGGTCGAGGGCGCGTTCGTGGTCGCCCACGCGTTCAACGGTGTGTGCGTGCAGATGGTCTGGCAGGAGAACCGCACCGTGTGGATGGAGACCCCGGACCCCGCCAGGCGTGTCTCACACGGCCGTATGGGCACTCTCGCCGAGGTGGAGGAGCTGTTCTGCCAGCTCGCCGAGGAGGGTACGTCGGGACTGCTGGGCAGGCCGGACGTGCAGGTGATTTCCTGGGACTGACCGGCCGGGGGTGACGGGGTCGGACAGCCCTCGGGGGCCCGCCGCGGTCGCACCACCGCCCCACTCCGAACCACCACCGAAAGTCCGGGCCCACCGGCCTGGCCCCGTCCGGCCAGGGCTGACAGACCAGCACCGGCCGGATAGGACCGCGAGGTCGGACCGACGGGCCAGAGCGGCTAACCCAGGCCGAAGTAGGCGCGGGACCTGGCGGGGATGAGCAACAGCCCGCCGATCTGGCGGTGCGGGGATCCTGCGCGGACCGATCGTCCTTCGCGAAAGGTCCGACCGCCGCCCTGGGGCGGGGGGAGGGGGAACCGCCGTTGAGTCAACTACCCGTGGCTGGAGCCATGGGCTTGCAGGTAGGTGCCCACCTGGTGGGTGGGTCCGACCTCCCGCGTCCAGCACCACTCCTGTCCAGAGGGTGCTGGGCCGGTTGACGGGCGACCCGCGATCCACACGGCCTCGCCACGGTGGGCGATGTTGCGTGAAGCATTGACATCGGCGTGCAGCACCACACCACATCCCCGACAGACGAACTTGGCCCGGGTGGGCCGGTTGCGTCTGCTGGTGTGGTCGCACTCCGAGCAGGTCTGGGAGGTGTAGGCCGCCTCCACCACCACGAGGGGCACCCCCGCCCTGCGAGCTTTGTAGGTGATGAAGTCGCGCAGTTGCGCGAAACTCCACGAATGCAGGGTGGAACGTTGTCGTTTGGCTTGCCGTACCCGGCCACGGATGCCCCGAAGGTCTTCCAGGGCGATCCCGTGGCCGGTGCGTTCAGCCTGCTCCACGATGTGCTTCGAAATCCGGTGGTTCACATCCCGCGCATGCCGGGACTCCCGCCGGCGCTGGCGCTTGAGGACCCGTTTGGCGCTCTTGGTGCCCTTCTTCTGCAACTTGGCCCGGAGTCGCATCTGGCGGCGCCGGTACCGGTTCAAGAGCCGTCCGGCGTGTTGCTGTCCGGTGGAGGTGGTGGCGAGCTCCACGATCCCCAGATCCACCCCGATGAACCCCTCCGGCTCTTCATTCAAGGGCTGTTCGGGTACTTCGCAGGTGGCCGACAGGAACCAGTCCCCGTTCTGGCGGATCAGGTCACTCTCGCCCTGGCGGTGTTCGGCCAGCATTTTGAGCTGGTCCGGGGAGCTGGTGAAGCCCAGGTTCTTCAACCGTCCCTGGACGGTCCAGATGGAGACGGTGCGGGCGTCCATCTGCCAGGACACACACCGGTCGTCGAAGGGTTGGGCGGCGTGGGGGTGGAAGGTGATCGGGGTGGTCTCCACCCGCTTACGCTTGGGTGAACCCTTGCGGCCCAGGTTCCCGGCCTCAAGGTTGGCGTTTCGGGTGGTGTAGGCATTGGCGACCTTGGCGATCACCCGCACCGCGGGCTGAGCCGAGAGCCCGAAGGTGGCTTTCAGCTGGTGGTAGACCTTCTGTTGTAGGGCGTACTTGTGCCGGGCCCCGCTGTTCTGGGCCACCTGGGAGGCGTGGTTCGCCGCCCGGTTGCAGGTGTGCAGGGTCGCCTCAAGCACCCTCGCCTGTACCGGCGAGGGCAACAGCTTGACGCGCACGACCACCTTCATGATCGAACACACTAACGAGACTGTCCCCGCCCGCGGGGCCAAACAACAAAACTCCCCTGAAACCCGCTACCCGCCGCCTGCGCTCATGATTGAGCGGGTAAGGCGATTCCTCCCGGGCGTGAACGCCCGGGCCTCCTCGCCAACAAGCAGGTGAAGTTGAGTGAAGTTGAATGAACCGGTTTCAACCGAAGTCCAACTGTAGGCCTGCCCACTGACAGCGGAACCGGAGCCAACGGAAGGCGACCGATAGCGGTCAGAGTCCAGAG
This DNA window, taken from Nocardiopsis exhalans, encodes the following:
- a CDS encoding RNA-guided endonuclease InsQ/TnpB family protein, which translates into the protein MKVVVRVKLLPSPVQARVLEATLHTCNRAANHASQVAQNSGARHKYALQQKVYHQLKATFGLSAQPAVRVIAKVANAYTTRNANLEAGNLGRKGSPKRKRVETTPITFHPHAAQPFDDRCVSWQMDARTVSIWTVQGRLKNLGFTSSPDQLKMLAEHRQGESDLIRQNGDWFLSATCEVPEQPLNEEPEGFIGVDLGIVELATTSTGQQHAGRLLNRYRRRQMRLRAKLQKKGTKSAKRVLKRQRRRESRHARDVNHRISKHIVEQAERTGHGIALEDLRGIRGRVRQAKRQRSTLHSWSFAQLRDFITYKARRAGVPLVVVEAAYTSQTCSECDHTSRRNRPTRAKFVCRGCGVVLHADVNASRNIAHRGEAVWIAGRPSTGPAPSGQEWCWTREVGPTHQVGTYLQAHGSSHG